In Kordiimonas pumila, a single genomic region encodes these proteins:
- a CDS encoding CPBP family intramembrane glutamic endopeptidase produces MPAIGLEDLVDRKKTLPAVAVFILLTGLFSCGPYYLLLEQGLQRYYISGLMWCPGLAALLTCKLMGFPLSVLGWKWGLARWQCMAFGLPILYGLCAYAFIWAGGFAGVLNPRYINEAGAHLGLMGWSTEAVLVLSIFVFGGLAMVWRISNALGEEIGWRGLLVPMLMRRFSFSVTSFIIGLLWALWHAPLIFYTSYNAGPYGLEWQFLNFSILLVSMSFIMTYLRLKSGSLWTAAVFHAAHNAYVLSLLEPMSTKYESSWRYIGEFGLVLPFVTAVFALFFWYKARRDGFSDPLN; encoded by the coding sequence ATGCCAGCGATTGGCCTTGAAGATCTGGTGGATAGGAAAAAAACATTGCCCGCAGTGGCTGTGTTTATTCTTTTAACAGGGCTTTTCTCCTGTGGGCCTTATTATCTGCTACTGGAGCAGGGCCTGCAACGCTATTATATTTCGGGGCTAATGTGGTGCCCCGGGCTTGCTGCTCTTTTAACATGCAAGCTGATGGGGTTTCCTCTCTCTGTTCTTGGCTGGAAGTGGGGGCTTGCGCGCTGGCAGTGTATGGCTTTTGGCTTACCTATTTTATATGGTTTATGTGCTTACGCCTTTATTTGGGCCGGTGGTTTTGCGGGTGTTTTGAATCCGCGTTATATTAATGAGGCTGGTGCCCATCTGGGCCTTATGGGGTGGTCCACGGAAGCTGTTTTAGTGCTTTCGATATTTGTGTTTGGTGGGTTGGCAATGGTATGGCGCATTAGTAATGCGCTCGGTGAAGAAATCGGGTGGCGCGGCCTTCTTGTCCCTATGCTTATGCGGCGCTTTTCTTTTTCCGTTACGTCTTTCATTATTGGGCTTCTTTGGGCTTTGTGGCATGCACCCCTGATTTTTTATACAAGTTACAATGCAGGGCCTTATGGGCTGGAATGGCAGTTTTTGAATTTTAGTATTCTTTTGGTTTCCATGTCGTTTATTATGACATACTTACGCCTGAAGTCGGGTAGTTTGTGGACCGCAGCAGTGTTTCATGCAGCGCATAATGCTTATGTGCTTTCGCTTCTGGAGCCTATGTCGACAAAATATGAAAGCTCTTGGCGGTATATTGGAGAGTTTGGCCTTGTGTTGCCGTTTGTTACAGCTGTCTTTGCCTTGTTTTTTTGGTATAAGGCCCGGCGCGACGGTTTTTCTGACCCCCTGAATTAA
- a CDS encoding DUF1674 domain-containing protein: protein MPDKGNDVAAAKPAGVAVSHDVPEKNEAARSKKEFGGRTGPEPTRYGDWEKNGLISDF from the coding sequence ATGCCTGACAAAGGAAATGATGTGGCTGCCGCAAAGCCAGCCGGGGTGGCAGTTTCTCATGACGTACCAGAGAAGAATGAGGCAGCCCGCAGTAAAAAAGAGTTTGGGGGCCGAACAGGACCAGAGCCAACCCGGTACGGTGACTGGGAAAAAAACGGCCTGATTTCTGATTTTTAA
- a CDS encoding NAD-dependent epimerase/dehydratase family protein, whose product MKTAFVTGATGFLGRHLVDVLLEQGWHVTAMVRNIQSAQKILGDKVTLKKGDLTIPQTIFAAIPDKVDAVFHTAADTSTWAKEEKRQSAVNIEGTRMLLQAILDKDVHRLIHVSSIAVFGEQENLITEKTARTGAESWIPYTHTKSFAERKVKEAVDRGLDAVIVNPTHIIGRYDSHNWARLILRMANGTLPGTPPGRGNFANGRAVAEATVAAYTLGKTGHNYILGGPNVSFHEFLETAAREIGNIKPPAVMPEFLLKTYAKVLSIKAKFSDTRPTVTLEEAHMACEKMDVSSEKAIKELGYKIIPLEQSVRESITYLKEADLLPK is encoded by the coding sequence TTGAAAACAGCCTTTGTAACAGGTGCAACAGGTTTTTTAGGTAGACATTTGGTTGATGTCCTTCTCGAACAGGGCTGGCATGTAACAGCCATGGTCCGCAATATACAAAGTGCTCAAAAAATCTTGGGGGACAAAGTCACGCTCAAGAAAGGTGACTTAACGATACCTCAAACAATTTTTGCCGCGATACCCGATAAGGTGGATGCGGTTTTCCATACAGCCGCCGATACAAGCACATGGGCAAAAGAAGAAAAACGCCAATCCGCCGTGAATATCGAAGGCACCCGTATGTTACTACAAGCCATACTTGATAAAGATGTGCATAGGCTTATTCACGTCTCGTCTATTGCAGTTTTTGGTGAACAAGAAAACCTTATAACAGAAAAAACCGCCCGCACCGGTGCAGAAAGCTGGATACCCTATACCCACACAAAAAGCTTCGCAGAGCGCAAGGTAAAAGAAGCTGTCGATCGCGGTCTTGATGCTGTCATTGTTAACCCAACACATATTATTGGCAGGTATGATAGCCATAACTGGGCACGGCTTATTCTGCGCATGGCAAACGGTACTTTACCCGGTACACCACCTGGCAGGGGAAACTTTGCAAATGGCCGCGCCGTTGCTGAAGCAACTGTCGCCGCATATACGCTCGGAAAAACAGGCCATAACTATATTTTAGGCGGCCCCAACGTCAGTTTTCATGAATTTCTAGAAACCGCAGCCAGGGAAATTGGCAATATAAAACCGCCTGCTGTGATGCCGGAGTTTCTTTTAAAGACATATGCAAAAGTCCTGTCTATCAAAGCAAAATTCTCGGATACAAGACCCACTGTTACCCTTGAAGAAGCCCATATGGCTTGTGAAAAAATGGATGTTTCTTCAGAAAAAGCCATTAAGGAACTTGGCTATAAAATCATTCCACTAGAGCAATCTGTTCGCGAATCCATTACCTATTTAAAAGAAGCAGATTTGTTGCCCAAATAA
- a CDS encoding DUF481 domain-containing protein: MTSMMPFSKFSRLFLSLFVSIHLLAPIAQAGDVDSTKGLLKNANAANNKAAFDTILKMALDTWPTKKERLLNAAIAVNPEWVSANNLQELDMIKKAKAEAEAASRARGIIYYLDPVLWNTKIELGAGSSTGDTDEKAVAAGMSFHRKFGTKWEHDLNLNFDYASSEGDATRQQFETQYEALWYAWDDLFMVNYTELSLDRFSGYDYQLLENIGLGYKVFETERHTLRLEAGPGVRFSKVKAIEATDTTPFMPSVMDTEYLGRLSANYKLQISESMVFQDKISTTVGEETTTFANRAEFSAKLNSHLTGKVSLDIGYDSNPPVGTSAWDTATRITLVYGF; this comes from the coding sequence ATGACCAGCATGATGCCGTTTAGCAAATTTTCCCGCCTATTTTTATCGCTTTTTGTTTCGATTCATCTCTTGGCACCTATAGCACAAGCTGGGGATGTAGATAGTACAAAAGGCCTTTTGAAAAACGCGAATGCCGCTAACAATAAAGCTGCTTTTGATACTATTCTTAAAATGGCGTTGGACACCTGGCCTACTAAAAAAGAAAGATTGCTAAACGCGGCCATCGCTGTAAATCCTGAATGGGTCAGCGCGAATAACCTGCAAGAGCTGGATATGATCAAGAAAGCGAAGGCGGAAGCGGAGGCTGCTTCAAGGGCGCGCGGTATTATTTACTATCTTGATCCGGTGCTATGGAACACTAAAATTGAGTTGGGCGCAGGCAGTAGTACAGGTGATACAGACGAAAAAGCGGTTGCGGCAGGTATGAGCTTTCACCGTAAGTTTGGTACTAAGTGGGAACACGACCTGAACCTGAATTTTGATTATGCCAGCAGTGAAGGTGACGCAACACGGCAACAGTTCGAAACCCAGTATGAGGCGCTTTGGTATGCATGGGATGACCTATTTATGGTCAATTATACCGAGCTATCTCTGGATCGTTTCTCAGGTTACGATTATCAACTGCTTGAAAATATTGGCCTTGGTTATAAAGTATTTGAAACTGAACGCCATACGCTGCGGCTGGAAGCTGGCCCGGGTGTTCGCTTCAGTAAAGTGAAGGCTATTGAAGCGACTGATACTACACCGTTTATGCCAAGTGTTATGGATACCGAGTATCTGGGCAGGCTCTCGGCAAATTATAAGCTGCAAATATCCGAGAGTATGGTTTTTCAAGATAAAATCTCTACGACTGTTGGTGAAGAAACAACAACTTTTGCGAATCGGGCAGAATTCTCTGCAAAGTTAAACTCTCACCTGACGGGCAAGGTTTCTCTTGATATTGGGTATGATTCCAATCCGCCAGTTGGGACATCCGCGTGGGATACAGCAACTCGCATCACGCTGGTTTACGGATTTTAG
- a CDS encoding Hsp20 family protein yields MSVFNSPFLLGFDQLEQVLDTVSKNAGEGFPPYNIEQINADTLRISLAVAGFDRSDLTIATEQNQLIIRGKQIEDTDGRAYLHRGIAARQFVRKFVLANGMDVADAFMENGLLHIDLVRPEPVEKNVEINIR; encoded by the coding sequence ATGTCTGTCTTTAACAGTCCCTTTCTTTTAGGGTTTGATCAGTTGGAACAGGTGCTTGATACTGTCTCAAAAAACGCAGGCGAAGGGTTTCCACCCTATAATATCGAGCAGATTAACGCCGATACCCTGCGCATTTCCTTAGCTGTTGCAGGCTTTGACAGAAGTGACCTTACTATTGCGACCGAGCAAAACCAGCTCATTATCCGCGGCAAACAAATAGAGGATACTGATGGCCGTGCCTATTTGCACAGAGGCATAGCAGCTCGCCAATTTGTCAGAAAATTTGTGCTGGCAAACGGTATGGATGTTGCGGATGCCTTTATGGAAAACGGGTTATTACATATTGATCTGGTGCGCCCAGAGCCCGTAGAAAAAAACGTCGAAATCAACATTCGCTGA
- a CDS encoding SPOR domain-containing protein, translating into MITIKHIRPALIGASVLALTACSNGGYTASNLPHASQAHSNTPSNELQRIADQLAKNGDHKAAIPIYRHLASKDGSPTALDALAASLLAQGLSNEAAKTANILVERGAATGKTWYILGKVHLGNSQYEESLSAFEQALTRDPNNAQYTSGKAIALAASGNESEAISALGNKLDPLSLSNKALIFAANGHTEAAVIILEPLITQGTATARDRQNLAMAYLLNGQEEKAYQVSRIDLDAISTNETFTFYRSLASLDNAKRMQALITGTVKPEWSRGELANLELQDNSSRKAAAQRVVEPVMVATANPSPEPQPQPKVAENREDYALTEIPPLVEPEGWALQIGAYRTLKHLMRGWTLLYRQSGDLLADVPPRRSEVDFGEQPVGPKGFYYRLNAGPLKSFSEAKALCNALKERGTKCWIRPPEKTEGALPPSAENDTSQV; encoded by the coding sequence ATGATTACCATTAAACATATAAGGCCAGCCCTTATTGGGGCGAGCGTTCTGGCACTTACTGCTTGCAGTAATGGCGGATACACGGCCAGTAACCTACCACACGCATCTCAGGCACACAGCAACACCCCTTCAAATGAGCTTCAAAGAATAGCTGATCAACTGGCAAAAAACGGTGACCATAAAGCCGCTATTCCCATATATCGTCATTTAGCCAGCAAAGATGGCAGCCCTACGGCCCTTGATGCTCTTGCCGCTAGCCTATTGGCACAAGGGCTGTCAAATGAAGCCGCAAAAACTGCAAATATTCTCGTTGAACGTGGGGCTGCAACAGGTAAAACTTGGTATATACTTGGCAAAGTACATTTAGGTAACAGCCAGTATGAAGAAAGCCTCAGCGCTTTTGAACAGGCCTTAACCCGTGATCCTAACAATGCACAATATACATCCGGTAAAGCCATTGCCCTCGCCGCATCCGGCAACGAAAGCGAAGCAATTAGTGCCTTGGGCAACAAGCTTGATCCCTTGAGCCTTTCAAATAAGGCCCTGATATTTGCTGCAAACGGCCACACAGAAGCAGCTGTTATCATTCTTGAACCCCTTATAACACAAGGTACAGCCACTGCACGTGACAGGCAAAACCTTGCGATGGCCTATTTACTGAACGGGCAGGAAGAAAAAGCGTATCAAGTCTCGCGTATTGATCTGGATGCCATATCCACCAACGAAACCTTTACCTTCTACCGGTCGCTTGCAAGCCTTGATAACGCCAAACGCATGCAGGCCCTTATAACAGGGACAGTGAAACCTGAATGGTCGCGCGGAGAATTGGCAAACCTTGAACTTCAGGACAACAGTAGCCGCAAAGCCGCAGCCCAGCGCGTGGTTGAACCAGTGATGGTGGCAACGGCAAACCCAAGCCCTGAGCCACAACCACAGCCAAAAGTAGCTGAAAACCGCGAGGATTATGCCCTGACCGAAATCCCCCCACTCGTTGAGCCTGAAGGCTGGGCTTTACAAATAGGGGCATACAGAACGCTCAAACACCTTATGCGCGGCTGGACACTTTTGTACCGCCAAAGCGGCGATTTACTGGCTGATGTTCCACCAAGACGCTCAGAAGTAGATTTTGGCGAGCAACCAGTAGGTCCTAAAGGGTTTTATTACAGGCTGAACGCCGGGCCGCTTAAAAGCTTTTCTGAGGCAAAGGCGCTGTGTAACGCCCTAAAGGAAAGAGGCACAAAATGCTGGATACGCCCTCCTGAAAAAACCGAAGGTGCGCTACCCCCTTCAGCAGAAAATGATACATCACAGGTATAA
- a CDS encoding tetratricopeptide repeat protein, with protein sequence MKRFLLLCMLLVLLPQPSAHALDDANPVEQALGLIRDGKVEMGVEALQTLAEGGNAEAMFHVGEIHRLGIGREVSVPIATMYYRFASQLNHERAALSLANILFFEGNGTEKENSEALDIWQTLTLKGNLEAAYMLGMLYWNGEAGVARDPIRGYALVWLAFEGGYADAEQNELSMKALLSSDAKEVAYDYAKNLADRGFTSKPLAIHLLAHDEAERKAAIAQEKSAEEDVPLEKPDDWTTVWRLEVGFAMSEMEVERLQRVISSTQAEAVGDLYSEVLPSANRPGLFRLIFGPAKSVNDAVSRCVALKRAGHDCFARPPEEDDADSPY encoded by the coding sequence GTGAAAAGGTTTTTGTTGCTTTGCATGCTTTTAGTTTTGCTACCACAGCCATCGGCGCACGCATTGGATGATGCAAACCCGGTTGAACAGGCACTTGGTTTAATTCGTGATGGCAAAGTGGAAATGGGTGTCGAGGCATTACAAACTCTGGCAGAAGGCGGCAATGCTGAGGCCATGTTTCACGTGGGCGAAATTCACCGGCTTGGCATTGGGCGGGAAGTGTCTGTGCCGATCGCAACAATGTATTACAGATTTGCATCGCAGTTAAATCATGAACGCGCCGCCCTGTCTTTGGCCAACATTCTGTTTTTTGAAGGTAATGGCACTGAAAAGGAAAATAGCGAGGCTCTTGATATTTGGCAAACCCTTACCCTTAAAGGTAATCTGGAAGCTGCTTATATGCTTGGTATGCTATACTGGAATGGCGAAGCGGGTGTTGCCCGCGACCCCATCCGGGGCTATGCACTAGTATGGCTGGCTTTTGAGGGCGGCTATGCGGATGCAGAGCAAAATGAACTATCCATGAAAGCGCTGCTCAGTAGTGATGCCAAAGAAGTGGCGTATGATTATGCCAAGAATCTAGCGGATAGGGGCTTTACCTCGAAGCCACTTGCCATTCACCTGCTTGCGCACGATGAAGCCGAGCGTAAAGCCGCTATCGCACAAGAAAAAAGTGCTGAAGAAGATGTTCCACTTGAAAAACCAGACGACTGGACGACAGTTTGGCGGCTTGAGGTTGGGTTCGCCATGTCGGAAATGGAAGTTGAACGCTTGCAGCGGGTTATTAGTTCGACCCAAGCAGAAGCGGTTGGCGACTTATATAGTGAGGTTTTACCTTCTGCAAACCGGCCCGGCCTTTTCAGGCTGATATTTGGTCCGGCTAAATCAGTGAATGATGCGGTTAGTCGCTGTGTAGCGCTGAAGCGTGCCGGGCATGATTGTTTTGCTCGCCCCCCTGAAGAAGATGACGCAGATAGCCCTTACTGA
- a CDS encoding ParA family protein, protein MRVVAVTSQKGGSGKTTLSGHLAVAAAAAGPVALIDTDPQGSLTAWWNERISKTPVFAQASLASLGDDLAHLKEQGFKLVFIDTPPAITRANQLVISKADLVIIPTRPSPHDLRAVGATIDMAEKADKAMLFVINGATVRAKLTGEAAIALSQHGTVAPTILHNRQDFVASMIDGRTVLETHPSGKSAKEVKTLWAYVEDRLRRLPVKASFKTVPLNKAGFGNRTHPPIDGVHASQ, encoded by the coding sequence ATGCGCGTTGTTGCAGTTACTTCACAAAAAGGGGGCTCAGGCAAAACCACCCTTTCAGGGCATTTAGCTGTGGCAGCAGCGGCGGCTGGCCCTGTAGCCCTCATTGATACTGACCCACAAGGCAGCCTAACCGCATGGTGGAACGAGAGAATTTCCAAAACACCTGTCTTTGCTCAGGCAAGCCTGGCAAGCCTCGGCGATGATCTGGCGCACTTGAAAGAACAGGGCTTTAAGCTAGTGTTTATAGATACGCCGCCCGCCATTACCCGCGCTAACCAATTGGTTATCAGCAAAGCAGACCTGGTAATTATTCCCACCCGGCCTAGCCCCCATGACCTAAGAGCTGTGGGCGCAACAATAGATATGGCGGAAAAAGCAGACAAAGCCATGCTTTTTGTTATTAACGGTGCAACCGTGCGAGCCAAGCTAACTGGGGAAGCCGCCATTGCCCTATCGCAGCACGGCACCGTTGCGCCAACAATTTTGCATAACCGGCAAGATTTTGTGGCAAGCATGATTGATGGCCGCACTGTTCTTGAAACGCACCCCTCGGGAAAATCTGCCAAGGAAGTCAAAACCCTGTGGGCCTATGTTGAAGACAGGCTGCGCAGACTGCCCGTTAAAGCAAGCTTTAAAACAGTACCCCTCAACAAAGCCGGTTTTGGCAATAGAACTCACCCCCCAATTGATGGCGTGCATGCGTCGCAGTAA
- a CDS encoding DinB family protein gives MDVMDIRYYCDLMATYNATANRTLYDCCAQLSDDARTQDKGAFFGSIHATLNHIIVADDIWMARFKGEAVPHASLDTIVYDDFDPLQEGRVARDAAMLTFFKMAPDSFFKHDLSYHNMAGKAFSYPIRFVVNHFFNHQPHHRGQVHTLLSQAGLETPISDLIYLVKPQL, from the coding sequence ATGGATGTAATGGATATACGCTACTACTGCGATTTAATGGCCACGTATAATGCGACTGCAAACCGTACACTTTACGATTGCTGCGCCCAGCTTTCTGATGATGCCCGCACACAGGATAAAGGAGCGTTTTTTGGCAGTATTCATGCAACACTGAATCATATTATAGTGGCAGATGATATTTGGATGGCGCGCTTTAAGGGTGAAGCTGTCCCGCATGCTAGCCTCGATACAATTGTTTATGATGATTTTGACCCGTTACAGGAAGGCCGGGTGGCACGAGACGCGGCCATGCTGACTTTCTTTAAAATGGCGCCAGATAGCTTTTTTAAGCATGATTTAAGCTATCATAATATGGCAGGGAAAGCTTTTAGCTATCCGATCCGGTTTGTGGTTAACCATTTTTTTAATCATCAACCCCATCACCGGGGTCAGGTGCATACGTTGCTGTCTCAGGCGGGGCTTGAAACACCAATTTCGGATTTGATTTATCTTGTTAAGCCACAGCTCTAA
- a CDS encoding TetR/AcrR family transcriptional regulator, giving the protein MARPQSADYDTRKQKILETAANVFAVEGYHKASISGIAAKCGISKALIYHYYPSKEDMLYHAMLDHVRELEASATSLMQEDLPPAETLRKIIRDYLIIYERTVDCHHLLVNELGSLPPERKKEVVEIQNRVVHAFAELADRIAPSDLNIHKAKSVVSMLMLGMINWTYLWFKPSGSLSSEKLADMIADILLNGITGLKREGDFTP; this is encoded by the coding sequence ATGGCCCGTCCCCAGTCAGCAGACTATGACACCCGCAAACAGAAGATTCTGGAGACAGCCGCCAATGTCTTTGCTGTTGAAGGCTATCACAAGGCCTCCATCTCAGGTATTGCCGCCAAGTGTGGTATTTCAAAAGCACTGATCTACCATTATTACCCCTCTAAAGAGGATATGCTCTATCACGCCATGCTCGACCATGTGCGCGAACTGGAAGCAAGCGCCACCAGCCTTATGCAGGAAGACCTGCCGCCCGCGGAAACGCTGCGTAAAATCATTCGAGACTATCTGATCATTTATGAGCGCACGGTTGACTGCCATCACCTGCTCGTAAACGAACTTGGCTCCCTGCCCCCTGAGCGGAAAAAGGAAGTGGTCGAGATCCAGAACCGTGTCGTGCATGCCTTTGCAGAACTCGCTGATAGAATAGCCCCGTCTGATCTCAACATCCACAAAGCAAAATCCGTGGTGTCCATGCTCATGCTCGGTATGATCAACTGGACCTACCTCTGGTTTAAACCAAGCGGTAGCCTAAGCTCTGAAAAACTCGCTGATATGATCGCTGATATCCTCCTCAACGGTATAACCGGCCTTAAGCGTGAGGGCGACTTCACCCCATGA
- the paaZ gene encoding phenylacetic acid degradation bifunctional protein PaaZ: MKLQSYVCGKWYTSPDEGVASYDASTGAEIATVSSAGINFKDMLEYGRTVGAPALAKMTFHERAIMLKEVAIALSGFKDELYDLSYKTGATKADTWVDVDGGISTFFVYSSKGRRELPNQPHYVDGGTEALSRNGSFLGQHIMVPRRGVALHINAFNFPVWGMMEKLAPTFLGGMPAIIKPASGTAYLTELAVRKMIESGVLPEGALQLICGRTGDVFDHLTCQDIVTFTGSASTARTLQSHPVLAEKSVPFIAECDSLNASILGIDAVKGTEEFDLFIKEVAREMTTKAGQKCTAIRRAIIPRSLVVDVQEALVARLAKTVVGDPRAEGVRMGPLADLGQRKEVIARVEDLKEFCSVVLDGTTAFDAVGADYAKGAFIKPTVLYCDKPLEVEGVHAIEAFGPVTTLMPYETTAEAVTLANMGEGSLVASLFTFNTDIVRDVVLGVGAYHGRLVVIDRSSAGESTGHGSPLPHMKHGGPGRAGGGEEQGGIRAVKHYMQRVAVQGSPNVMTAVTGRWTTGSTERSMDVHPFRKNFDEIQVGDTLHTKPRIVTLEDIEHFANFTGDTFYAHMDEEAAAANPFFGARVAHGYLLLSFAAGMFVDPAPGPVLANYGLNDLQFMKPVFPGDTLHVRLVCKQRTARMGQDFGEVRWDVTITNQDKEICANYELLTLNERTQ, translated from the coding sequence GTGAAACTGCAAAGTTATGTATGTGGCAAGTGGTATACATCACCTGATGAAGGTGTGGCTTCTTATGATGCTTCTACGGGTGCGGAAATTGCAACAGTTTCCAGCGCTGGAATTAACTTTAAAGACATGCTGGAATATGGCCGCACAGTAGGGGCACCAGCGCTAGCAAAAATGACATTCCACGAGCGAGCTATAATGCTGAAGGAAGTGGCGATTGCCCTTTCAGGCTTTAAAGACGAGCTTTATGATCTTTCCTATAAAACTGGTGCGACAAAAGCAGATACGTGGGTGGATGTAGACGGCGGTATTTCAACCTTCTTTGTTTATTCATCCAAAGGGCGCCGCGAACTACCTAACCAACCTCATTATGTGGACGGTGGCACAGAGGCTCTTTCCAGAAACGGCAGCTTTCTTGGCCAGCATATAATGGTTCCACGCCGCGGCGTTGCACTGCATATCAACGCTTTTAACTTCCCTGTGTGGGGCATGATGGAAAAGCTTGCGCCGACATTTCTTGGCGGTATGCCCGCGATTATCAAGCCAGCTTCTGGCACTGCCTATCTAACAGAGCTTGCTGTGCGGAAAATGATCGAATCAGGCGTTTTACCTGAAGGTGCGTTACAGCTTATTTGTGGCCGTACGGGGGATGTGTTTGACCATTTAACCTGTCAGGATATTGTAACTTTCACGGGGTCTGCGAGCACAGCGCGTACGCTTCAATCTCATCCGGTTTTGGCAGAAAAGTCTGTACCGTTTATCGCTGAGTGTGACAGCTTGAACGCGTCTATTCTGGGTATTGATGCCGTAAAAGGCACAGAAGAATTTGATCTCTTTATTAAAGAAGTTGCTCGCGAGATGACAACAAAAGCGGGCCAGAAATGTACGGCAATACGCCGGGCAATCATTCCGCGCTCTCTAGTGGTTGACGTACAGGAAGCGCTGGTTGCCCGTCTTGCTAAAACAGTAGTGGGTGACCCGCGTGCGGAAGGTGTTCGCATGGGACCGCTTGCTGATCTTGGTCAGCGCAAAGAGGTTATCGCCCGTGTTGAGGACCTTAAAGAATTTTGTTCGGTTGTACTTGATGGTACAACGGCATTTGATGCGGTGGGCGCTGATTATGCGAAAGGTGCCTTTATTAAGCCAACAGTCCTTTACTGTGACAAACCTCTTGAGGTTGAGGGCGTACATGCGATTGAAGCTTTTGGCCCCGTTACGACATTGATGCCTTATGAAACAACAGCAGAAGCTGTGACGCTTGCTAATATGGGTGAAGGTAGCCTTGTTGCTTCGCTCTTTACCTTTAACACCGATATTGTGCGTGATGTTGTGCTGGGTGTTGGCGCATATCATGGCCGCCTTGTTGTTATTGACCGGTCAAGCGCGGGTGAAAGCACTGGGCACGGTTCACCGTTGCCGCATATGAAACACGGTGGCCCCGGCCGCGCAGGCGGCGGCGAGGAACAGGGCGGTATTCGTGCAGTGAAGCATTATATGCAGCGCGTTGCAGTACAGGGTTCGCCGAATGTAATGACCGCGGTGACAGGCCGCTGGACTACAGGTAGCACAGAGCGCAGCATGGATGTGCACCCGTTCCGTAAAAACTTTGATGAAATTCAGGTGGGCGATACACTTCATACCAAGCCACGTATTGTAACGCTTGAGGATATTGAGCATTTTGCCAATTTCACCGGTGATACATTCTATGCCCATATGGATGAAGAAGCGGCAGCGGCTAACCCGTTTTTCGGCGCGCGCGTAGCCCATGGTTATCTGCTTTTATCGTTTGCTGCGGGGATGTTTGTTGATCCGGCCCCCGGCCCGGTGCTTGCCAATTATGGTTTGAATGATCTTCAGTTTATGAAACCGGTTTTTCCGGGTGATACGCTTCATGTGCGTCTTGTGTGCAAGCAGCGCACAGCCCGTATGGGGCAGGATTTTGGTGAAGTTCGCTGGGATGTGACCATTACCAACCAAGATAAAGAGATTTGTGCAAACTATGAGCTTTTGACACTGAACGAGCGTACACAGTAA
- a CDS encoding enoyl-CoA hydratase-related protein, which yields MAFETIRFEKRNGVAWVTLNRPEQLNAITDKMLQELNAALDTVDTDAEIRCLVLTGEGRGFCPGQDLNDRAVSPGGGRTDLGETVGKGYNPLMKRIYNLAVPTIAAVNGVAAGAGANIALSCDLVLAAENAKFVQVYSNIGLIPDAGGTYILPRLVGLAKAKELTFTARPVLAEEAVSIGMIYKSVPLEMLIEEVTALAEGLAQKPTMGLEYTKKAFHASLSNTLDEQLEVERDYMQRCGFSDDYAEGVAAFLGKRKPVFKGR from the coding sequence ATGGCATTTGAAACAATTCGTTTTGAGAAGCGGAACGGGGTTGCATGGGTAACGCTCAACCGCCCTGAACAGTTGAACGCAATTACAGATAAAATGTTGCAGGAACTAAATGCAGCGCTCGACACTGTTGATACTGATGCTGAAATTCGCTGTCTTGTATTAACGGGGGAAGGGCGCGGTTTTTGCCCTGGGCAAGACCTAAACGACAGAGCCGTTTCGCCGGGTGGTGGCCGCACTGATCTGGGTGAAACCGTTGGCAAGGGCTATAATCCCCTTATGAAGCGTATCTATAACCTTGCGGTGCCAACTATTGCAGCGGTTAACGGTGTTGCGGCAGGCGCTGGTGCCAATATTGCCCTTTCCTGTGATCTTGTGCTTGCTGCAGAAAATGCCAAATTTGTACAGGTGTATTCCAATATCGGGTTGATCCCGGATGCGGGCGGTACCTATATTCTGCCAAGGCTTGTTGGGCTGGCAAAGGCGAAGGAATTAACCTTTACAGCGCGCCCTGTACTAGCTGAAGAAGCGGTTTCTATTGGTATGATTTATAAATCTGTGCCGCTGGAGATGCTGATAGAAGAGGTAACGGCGCTGGCGGAAGGGCTGGCTCAAAAGCCTACGATGGGGCTTGAATATACAAAAAAGGCTTTTCATGCGTCGCTCTCTAATACACTTGATGAGCAGCTTGAAGTTGAACGTGACTATATGCAGCGGTGTGGCTTTTCTGATGATTATGCAGAAGGTGTTGCGGCTTTCCTTGGCAAGCGCAAACCTGTCTTTAAGGGTCGCTAA